The uncultured Fretibacterium sp. genome window below encodes:
- the nifJ gene encoding pyruvate:ferredoxin (flavodoxin) oxidoreductase, giving the protein MAKRHWKTMDGNAAAAHVAYAFSEVAAIYPITPSSTMPELIDEWAAHGRKNIFGQTVKVTELQSEGGAAGAVHGALSAGALATTFTASQGLLLMIPNMFKIAGELMPCVFHVSARAIAGHALSIFGDHSDVMTARMTGFAMLAAGSVQETMDMAAVAHLSTLRTSVPFLHFFDGFRTSHEIQKIDALDYDDLAGLVDYDAIDMFRSRAMRPENPFQKGTAQNPDIFFQAKEAAQPFYADIPDAVEGYMQEIKKLTGRSYHPFTYYGAPDAKRVIVAMGSVCQAIEETVDYLNARGGKVGVVEVHLYRPFSPKYFFRVLPSTVETIAVLDRCKEPGSLGEPLYEDVRTLFFDKGGSAPKIVGGRYGLGSKDTTPSHIKTVFDNLELYEPRNRFTIGIVDDVSDSSLPVLEDVEAAAEGTVCCKFWGLGSDGTVGANKNSIKIIGDHTELYAQGYFAYDSKKSGGITVSHLRFGKSPIKSTYLIDSANFIACHKQEYVHQYHVAAGLKKGGTFLLNTQWTTLEQLEEHLPAKLKRQLAKQEAKFYVINAVDEAEKLGLGNRTNTIMQSAFFKLANVIPIEDAVKYMKDAIEKSYGKKGENVVKMNHAAVDTGLDNIIEIKIPASWLDAPDKVVEKRGMPSEVPEFAAEQCATINAQEGDSLPVSAFVGREDGSFPSGTAAFEKRGVAVNVPEWKSAKCIQCNQCAMVCPHASIRPFLLDADEQAAAPEGFGAVDCKGKALKDAGYKYKMQVDPLDCMGCGNCADICPASALEMKPIATQDGEIDNWTFAIENVQDKENAGSKFTVQGSQFQRPLLEFSGACAGCGETPYAKLITQLFGDRMIIANATGCSSIWGGSAPSMPYTTNAKGRGPAWANSLFEDNAEYGFGMKLSLNVMVGYLVEAMKNLLGLGIPQEDKAVLQEWLDTHEDGEKSRESAAKVEALLDRMFCCSCGECGCGDEAVLREYAKIEQFRDYLVKKSVWIFGGDGWAYDIGYGGLDHVLGSGEDVNILVMDTEVYSNTGGQSSKSTPTAAIAKFAASGKRVRKKDLGRMAMTYGHVYVAQVAMGADKNQLLKALSEAEAHKGPSLVIAYAPCINHGIKAGMGKTQAQSKKAVEAGYWHLYRYNPELAEQGKNPFILDSKEPKGSYRDFLLSEVRYAALKQGFPDLADSLFEQAEKEARERYEAYKELAEMGPQPIKA; this is encoded by the coding sequence ATGGCAAAGAGGCACTGGAAAACTATGGACGGAAACGCGGCGGCGGCGCACGTCGCCTACGCGTTTTCCGAGGTCGCGGCGATCTATCCCATCACGCCGTCGTCGACCATGCCCGAGCTGATCGACGAGTGGGCGGCTCACGGGCGCAAAAACATCTTCGGGCAGACCGTCAAGGTCACGGAGCTCCAGTCCGAGGGAGGCGCCGCGGGCGCCGTGCACGGAGCCCTGTCGGCAGGAGCGCTGGCCACCACGTTCACGGCGTCCCAGGGGCTGCTGCTGATGATACCTAACATGTTCAAAATCGCGGGGGAGCTGATGCCGTGCGTCTTCCACGTCTCGGCCCGGGCGATCGCGGGGCACGCCCTCTCCATCTTCGGCGACCACAGCGACGTTATGACCGCGCGCATGACGGGGTTTGCGATGCTCGCCGCCGGGAGCGTTCAGGAGACCATGGACATGGCCGCCGTCGCGCACCTCTCGACCCTCAGGACGAGCGTCCCCTTCCTGCACTTCTTCGACGGCTTCCGCACCTCCCACGAGATCCAGAAGATCGACGCGCTCGACTACGACGACCTCGCCGGGCTGGTGGACTATGACGCCATCGACATGTTCCGTTCGCGGGCCATGAGGCCCGAGAACCCCTTCCAGAAGGGGACGGCTCAGAACCCGGACATCTTCTTCCAGGCCAAGGAGGCCGCGCAGCCCTTCTACGCGGATATCCCCGACGCCGTCGAGGGCTACATGCAGGAGATCAAGAAGCTCACGGGGCGCAGCTACCACCCCTTCACCTACTACGGTGCGCCGGACGCGAAGCGCGTCATTGTCGCGATGGGTTCCGTCTGCCAGGCCATCGAGGAGACCGTAGACTACCTGAACGCACGGGGCGGAAAGGTCGGGGTGGTCGAGGTGCACCTGTACCGTCCCTTCTCCCCGAAATACTTCTTCCGCGTGCTGCCCTCCACAGTCGAGACCATCGCGGTTCTGGACCGCTGCAAGGAGCCCGGTTCCCTGGGCGAGCCCCTCTATGAGGACGTCCGCACTCTGTTCTTTGACAAGGGCGGCTCCGCGCCCAAGATCGTCGGCGGCCGCTACGGGCTGGGCTCCAAGGACACGACGCCCAGCCACATCAAGACCGTGTTCGACAACCTCGAGCTCTACGAGCCCCGCAACCGCTTCACCATCGGCATCGTCGACGACGTCAGCGACAGCTCCCTGCCCGTCCTGGAGGACGTCGAGGCCGCGGCCGAGGGAACGGTCTGCTGCAAGTTCTGGGGCCTGGGCTCCGACGGCACCGTCGGGGCCAATAAGAACTCCATCAAAATAATCGGCGACCACACGGAGCTCTACGCCCAGGGCTATTTCGCCTACGACTCCAAGAAGTCCGGCGGCATCACGGTGTCGCATCTGCGCTTCGGCAAGTCCCCGATCAAGTCCACCTATCTCATCGACTCGGCTAACTTCATCGCCTGCCACAAACAGGAGTACGTGCACCAGTACCATGTCGCGGCCGGGCTCAAGAAGGGCGGGACGTTCCTGCTCAATACGCAGTGGACGACGCTCGAGCAGCTCGAGGAGCACCTTCCCGCCAAGCTCAAGCGCCAGCTCGCAAAGCAAGAAGCGAAGTTCTACGTCATCAACGCCGTGGATGAGGCGGAGAAGCTGGGGCTCGGCAACCGCACCAACACGATCATGCAGTCCGCGTTCTTCAAGCTGGCGAACGTCATCCCGATCGAGGACGCCGTGAAGTACATGAAGGACGCCATCGAGAAGTCCTACGGCAAGAAAGGCGAGAACGTCGTCAAGATGAACCACGCCGCGGTCGACACCGGGCTGGACAACATCATCGAGATCAAGATCCCGGCGTCCTGGCTCGACGCCCCGGACAAGGTGGTGGAGAAGCGTGGGATGCCCTCGGAGGTCCCGGAGTTCGCCGCGGAGCAGTGCGCGACGATCAACGCGCAGGAGGGCGATAGCCTGCCCGTGAGCGCCTTCGTCGGCCGCGAGGACGGCAGCTTCCCGTCCGGGACCGCCGCCTTCGAGAAGCGCGGCGTCGCCGTGAACGTGCCCGAGTGGAAGAGTGCCAAGTGCATCCAGTGCAACCAGTGCGCCATGGTGTGCCCGCACGCCTCCATCCGTCCTTTCCTGCTGGACGCAGACGAGCAGGCCGCAGCCCCCGAGGGGTTCGGCGCCGTCGACTGTAAGGGCAAGGCCCTCAAGGACGCCGGCTACAAGTACAAGATGCAGGTCGATCCGCTGGACTGCATGGGCTGCGGCAACTGCGCGGACATCTGCCCCGCCAGCGCCCTGGAGATGAAGCCCATCGCCACTCAGGACGGCGAGATCGACAACTGGACCTTCGCCATCGAGAACGTCCAGGACAAGGAGAATGCGGGCAGCAAGTTCACCGTACAGGGCAGCCAGTTCCAGCGCCCGCTCCTGGAGTTCAGCGGCGCCTGCGCGGGCTGCGGCGAGACGCCTTATGCCAAGCTCATAACCCAGCTGTTCGGCGACCGCATGATCATCGCCAACGCCACGGGCTGCTCCTCCATCTGGGGCGGTTCGGCGCCCAGCATGCCCTACACGACCAATGCCAAGGGGCGTGGACCTGCGTGGGCGAACTCCCTCTTTGAGGACAACGCCGAGTACGGATTCGGGATGAAGCTCTCGCTCAACGTGATGGTGGGCTATCTGGTCGAGGCCATGAAGAATCTGTTGGGGCTGGGCATCCCCCAGGAGGACAAGGCCGTGCTCCAGGAGTGGCTGGACACCCACGAGGACGGCGAGAAGTCCCGAGAGTCGGCCGCCAAAGTCGAAGCACTGCTGGATAGGATGTTCTGCTGCTCCTGCGGCGAGTGCGGCTGCGGCGATGAGGCGGTGCTCCGCGAGTACGCGAAGATCGAGCAGTTCCGGGACTACCTGGTCAAGAAGTCCGTCTGGATCTTCGGCGGCGATGGCTGGGCCTACGATATCGGCTACGGCGGGCTCGACCACGTGCTGGGCAGCGGGGAGGACGTCAACATCCTGGTGATGGACACCGAGGTCTACTCCAACACGGGCGGCCAGTCCTCCAAGTCCACACCGACGGCCGCCATCGCCAAGTTTGCGGCAAGCGGCAAGCGCGTGCGCAAGAAGGACCTGGGCCGCATGGCCATGACCTACGGGCACGTCTACGTCGCGCAGGTCGCGATGGGGGCGGACAAGAACCAGCTGCTCAAGGCCCTGTCCGAGGCCGAGGCCCACAAGGGCCCGTCCCTGGTGATCGCCTACGCGCCCTGCATCAACCACGGCATCAAGGCAGGTATGGGCAAAACTCAGGCTCAGAGCAAGAAGGCCGTCGAGGCGGGATACTGGCATCTGTACCGCTACAACCCCGAGCTGGCCGAGCAGGGCAAGAACCCCTTTATCCTCGACTCCAAGGAGCCGAAGGGCAGCTATCGGGACTTCCTGCTGAGCGAGGTGCGCTACGCGGCCCTGAAACAGGGCTTCCCAGACCTCGCCGACTCGCTCTTCGAGCAAGCGGAGAAGGAGGCCAGGGAACGCTACGAGGCCTACAAGGAGCTGGCGGAGATGGGCCCGCAGCCCATCAAAGCATAG